The following are from one region of the Methanospirillum hungatei genome:
- a CDS encoding oligosaccharide flippase family protein, with amino-acid sequence MTVNLYTILYRLLISSVIYFKKISFVDHIIRFILNKPLYKGVIILGSGTAVVQLIGILSMPIITRLYTPSDLGILAVFSSVLAMLGIGASLKYEFALGLPKNDGEAINLLFLCVILLFSTTVSLSFLLLFASFFYTNPFHIDLSKKYYGYLVIGFFGMGLYNVLNNWAIRQQDYKMITHTKINQGIGGVSLKIILGIISFGPLGLIIGHIISQITGILILGRRVWSKEINNLNKLSFCNVKILAKKYKAFPIFHFPASIINTLSLQIPSIILLWVYDSQIVGFYSLAYTLVVFPGNAISQAMGQAYLGEATKMVRENSKSLREFYLKTIKHLSIIAIPLIGLPALLAPFLIPYIFGEVWSDSGLFCWLLAPMAIVGFIISPTSILSIYGNNHWNLIWDITRTGGVILGFYFCILFRCSVSITLTVYTIIMIVMYFVLVFIVLHVIEKFLKFVVINQ; translated from the coding sequence ATGACTGTTAACCTATACACGATATTATACCGATTGCTTATATCTTCTGTTATTTATTTCAAGAAGATATCATTTGTAGATCACATTATTAGATTTATTCTAAATAAACCCCTTTACAAAGGGGTAATAATTCTTGGAAGCGGAACTGCAGTGGTTCAACTAATTGGTATTCTTTCCATGCCAATTATTACACGTCTTTATACTCCCTCTGATCTGGGAATTCTTGCTGTATTTTCTTCAGTCTTGGCAATGTTGGGGATTGGTGCTTCACTAAAGTATGAATTTGCATTAGGATTACCTAAAAATGATGGCGAGGCGATAAATCTCCTTTTTTTGTGTGTGATACTCTTGTTTAGTACTACTGTTTCTTTATCTTTTTTACTATTATTTGCTAGTTTTTTTTATACAAATCCTTTCCATATAGATCTATCTAAGAAATATTATGGATATTTAGTGATTGGTTTCTTCGGAATGGGATTGTATAATGTCTTGAATAATTGGGCAATTCGTCAACAAGATTATAAGATGATTACTCATACAAAAATCAACCAAGGTATTGGAGGGGTGTCATTAAAAATTATTCTTGGAATTATATCCTTTGGTCCTTTAGGTCTGATAATTGGGCATATTATCTCTCAAATAACTGGTATACTTATTCTTGGCAGGAGAGTATGGAGCAAAGAAATTAATAATTTAAATAAATTATCTTTCTGTAATGTTAAAATATTAGCAAAAAAGTATAAAGCGTTTCCGATATTTCATTTTCCTGCCTCAATTATAAACACACTATCATTGCAAATTCCATCTATTATATTACTTTGGGTTTATGATTCTCAAATAGTGGGTTTTTATTCGCTTGCATATACTTTAGTAGTGTTTCCAGGTAATGCAATTTCTCAAGCAATGGGACAGGCATACTTAGGTGAAGCAACAAAAATGGTTAGAGAGAATTCGAAAAGTTTGAGAGAATTTTATTTAAAAACAATCAAACATTTGTCAATTATTGCTATACCATTGATAGGTTTACCTGCGTTACTTGCACCCTTTTTAATTCCATATATTTTTGGAGAGGTTTGGAGTGATTCAGGTTTATTTTGTTGGCTTTTGGCACCAATGGCTATTGTTGGATTTATCATTTCCCCAACTTCTATTCTATCGATATATGGAAATAATCATTGGAACCTGATATGGGATATAACTCGAACAGGAGGAGTAATTTTAGGATTTTATTTCTGTATCTTGTTTAGATGTTCAGTATCAATAACACTTACTGTTTATACAATAATTATGATAGTAATGTATTTTGTTCTCGTCTTTATTGTATTGCATGTAATTGAGAAATTTTTGAAATTTGTTGTTATTAATCAATAA
- a CDS encoding type II toxin-antitoxin system HicB family antitoxin, protein MKTIIIPITITYLPEGFFLATSDLLPGLIAQGSSIDETIEIAEDVARHLISIELEEKGCNNTETDHESKYLLDIHVPIPVSV, encoded by the coding sequence ATGAAAACAATCATTATTCCAATCACAATAACCTATCTCCCCGAGGGTTTCTTCCTGGCAACTAGTGATCTACTTCCTGGATTAATTGCTCAGGGTAGTAGTATTGATGAAACTATTGAGATAGCTGAAGATGTTGCACGACACCTGATATCGATAGAATTAGAAGAAAAAGGGTGTAATAACACTGAAACAGATCATGAATCAAAATATCTTTTAGATATCCATGTCCCGATTCCTGTATCCGTATGA
- a CDS encoding acylphosphatase: MQIIKNKIIIEGPKVHEVGYRVFLLNRALTSGLTGFSAFNHGTHDTIQQIEICIEGETDVVQDFVTGLEEIIPTHAVVDKISIEPYNRRVINILDYIHLVQVEQLDKGIPAILSIQSSQEKMLEKQDLMLDKQDQMIEKQDLMIEKQEQMIDTQRQTNKEIQTLRYDLKTEMNERFNKIEHELELVKDALHKHGIMA; the protein is encoded by the coding sequence ATGCAGATCATAAAAAACAAAATAATAATAGAAGGTCCGAAAGTTCATGAAGTAGGATACAGGGTTTTCCTCTTAAACCGGGCTTTGACTTCAGGACTTACCGGCTTTTCCGCATTTAACCATGGTACCCATGATACCATTCAGCAGATAGAGATCTGTATTGAAGGAGAAACGGACGTCGTTCAAGACTTTGTTACAGGTTTGGAGGAGATTATTCCAACCCATGCTGTTGTCGATAAGATTTCAATCGAACCATACAATAGAAGGGTCATCAATATACTGGATTACATACACCTAGTTCAGGTTGAACAACTGGATAAAGGAATTCCCGCCATTTTAAGCATACAGTCCTCACAGGAAAAGATGCTTGAAAAACAGGATCTCATGTTAGATAAACAAGATCAAATGATCGAGAAACAAGACCTCATGATAGAAAAACAGGAACAGATGATTGACACCCAGAGACAGACAAATAAAGAGATTCAGACCTTACGATATGACCTGAAGACCGAGATGAATGAACGGTTTAATAAAATAGAACATGAACTTGAGCTGGTAAAAGATGCTCTCCATAAACATGGAATCATGGCATAA
- a CDS encoding PHP domain-containing protein, translating to MENQKFKIVADFHIHSKYSYDSLLSPKKILKIAKKRGLNTVALTDHNSIRGGIETQKFNNDPNFHVIIGSEINTEIGDIIGIYLNEDIKSRESIVVIEEIKAQGGMVILPHPYRGHVLYEQIISQCDAIEIFNSRSSIIENNSSLELARKFKKPFVAGSDAHFSCEIGLSKNFLNNNQFKETIAFPFSHKNIFGNYSPNYLIHYSQLIKSIKTRNLKKIPYDFFKITSCIFHH from the coding sequence ATGGAAAACCAAAAATTTAAAATTGTCGCTGATTTTCATATTCATTCAAAATATTCATATGATTCCCTTTTATCCCCAAAAAAGATATTAAAAATTGCTAAAAAACGTGGTTTAAATACAGTTGCCCTAACTGATCATAATTCGATTAGAGGAGGAATTGAAACTCAAAAATTTAATAATGATCCAAATTTTCATGTGATTATTGGATCTGAGATCAATACAGAAATTGGAGATATTATTGGAATATATTTAAACGAGGATATAAAATCGAGAGAATCAATTGTTGTTATTGAAGAAATTAAAGCTCAAGGAGGAATGGTAATTCTGCCTCATCCTTATAGGGGACATGTACTTTATGAACAAATAATTTCACAATGTGATGCCATTGAAATCTTTAATAGCAGATCCTCAATAATTGAAAACAATTCATCTCTCGAATTAGCTCGAAAATTCAAAAAGCCTTTTGTTGCAGGAAGTGATGCCCATTTTTCTTGTGAAATCGGATTGTCAAAAAATTTCTTAAACAATAATCAATTTAAAGAGACAATAGCATTTCCATTCTCTCACAAAAACATCTTTGGCAATTACAGTCCGAATTATTTAATTCATTATAGTCAATTGATCAAATCCATTAAAACGAGAAATCTTAAAAAAATTCCATATGACTTTTTTAAAATCACGAGTTGTATTTTTCATCATTAG
- a CDS encoding DUF3782 domain-containing protein, protein MNTIKEVIDLFPNELQNPMIEFWGAVKESLGVKREDFTELKNIVFELAEAQKRTEVKVEELAEAQKRTEVKVEELAEAQKNTELSIKDLTRTIEFKIGGLGRKWGVESERSFRNGLTTILSETGYEVFNYLVKDTEGFVFGHPSEIEIDVIVTGEKTLVVELKASVSKSDVFVFLKKGEYYSKKTGKKVDGMIMITPFVEDSAREVADQFKVTICDSIPDLGDSIEKVKEG, encoded by the coding sequence ATGAATACAATAAAGGAAGTTATTGATCTCTTTCCGAATGAACTTCAGAATCCAATGATAGAATTCTGGGGAGCTGTAAAAGAATCACTCGGAGTAAAGAGAGAAGATTTTACCGAACTGAAAAATATAGTCTTTGAACTGGCTGAAGCTCAAAAAAGAACTGAAGTCAAAGTTGAGGAACTAGCTGAAGCTCAAAAAAGAACTGAAGTTAAAGTTGAAGAACTAGCTGAAGCTCAAAAAAATACCGAACTCTCTATTAAAGATCTTACCCGGACAATCGAATTTAAAATCGGAGGTCTTGGAAGAAAATGGGGAGTTGAATCTGAACGATCATTCAGAAATGGTCTAACTACAATTTTATCTGAGACCGGATATGAAGTCTTCAACTACCTGGTTAAGGATACAGAAGGATTTGTATTCGGACATCCATCAGAGATTGAGATAGATGTCATTGTGACCGGTGAAAAAACACTCGTAGTGGAGTTAAAAGCATCGGTTAGCAAGAGTGATGTATTCGTATTTTTGAAAAAAGGAGAATATTATTCCAAAAAGACCGGAAAAAAGGTCGACGGGATGATTATGATTACTCCATTCGTGGAAGACTCCGCTAGAGAGGTTGCAGACCAGTTCAAAGTAACTATTTGTGATTCAATACCTGATTTGGGAGATTCAATTGAGAAGGTAAAAGAGGGATAA
- a CDS encoding ATP-grasp domain-containing protein: MEIESVLKSQIKIIVTDANYKHTLGIVRSLGRAGYYIVALGQNKRSQSFYSKYCKEKLISPDPKNEVEFVQFLENYLMNNKIDILLPVGYNSTITISNHRDKLLPLVTIPLAGKTAIEIASDKRKTLDLAKKLNILTPMEYYSVKGINKYPVVVKGIYESGQIRYINSQEEVNRIDFSTNVVQEYIPGDGYGLYALFNKGELRTFFMHQRIREYPITGGSSTCAKSVFYEELKNTGIRILKELKWHGVAMVEFKKDTRNDNYVLMEINPKFWGSLDLSISSNLDFPRLLVEMSLKGDIEPIDNYSKDIIFRWPFPDDFLFLFSKPSSIIPMIRELFNKKAFSNIMIEDFFPNIIQIINTIIVLKSKILNKNLRYPHGKPKI; encoded by the coding sequence TGGAGATTGAATCAGTTTTGAAATCACAAATTAAAATAATAGTGACAGATGCTAACTACAAACATACTTTAGGAATTGTTAGAAGTCTGGGTCGAGCAGGCTATTATATTGTCGCTTTGGGACAAAATAAAAGATCCCAGTCATTTTACTCGAAATATTGTAAAGAAAAATTAATTTCTCCTGATCCGAAAAATGAAGTTGAATTTGTTCAATTTTTGGAAAATTATTTAATGAACAATAAAATAGATATTCTACTTCCAGTTGGATATAATTCAACAATAACAATATCTAACCACAGAGATAAACTGCTACCATTAGTTACAATTCCTCTTGCAGGAAAAACCGCCATTGAAATTGCATCAGATAAAAGAAAGACATTAGATTTAGCAAAAAAACTTAACATTTTAACTCCAATGGAATATTACTCCGTTAAAGGCATCAACAAATATCCCGTTGTTGTCAAAGGAATTTATGAATCAGGACAAATAAGGTATATCAATTCTCAAGAAGAAGTAAATAGAATTGATTTTTCTACAAATGTTGTTCAGGAATATATACCTGGTGATGGTTATGGATTATATGCACTGTTCAATAAAGGTGAATTGAGAACTTTTTTTATGCATCAAAGAATTCGAGAATATCCAATTACAGGTGGCTCTAGTACTTGTGCAAAAAGTGTTTTTTATGAGGAATTGAAAAACACTGGAATTAGGATATTAAAAGAACTTAAATGGCATGGAGTAGCCATGGTCGAATTCAAAAAAGATACTCGTAATGATAATTATGTTCTAATGGAAATTAATCCAAAATTTTGGGGATCTTTAGATTTATCTATCTCTTCAAATCTGGATTTTCCAAGATTACTTGTAGAGATGTCATTAAAGGGTGATATTGAACCAATTGATAATTATTCAAAAGACATAATATTTCGTTGGCCTTTTCCAGATGATTTTTTATTTTTATTTTCCAAACCCTCCTCCATCATACCAATGATACGAGAGTTATTTAATAAAAAAGCATTTAGTAACATAATGATCGAAGATTTTTTTCCTAACATCATTCAAATAATAAATACAATTATTGTATTAAAATCAAAAATTTTAAATAAAAATTTACGGTACCCACATGGAAAACCAAAAATTTAA
- a CDS encoding glycosyltransferase family 2 protein, which produces MYRNKKTAVVVPAYKEELLIVPTLESIPDFVDRVYVVNDGSPDQTGALIDSYAKKDNRVIPIHHLKNKGVGGAIISGYKRAFSDGMDIVAVMAGDNQMDPAFLPELLDPVADEAVDYSVGNRLVNEKFREGMSTWRFVGNSVLTLLTKIASGYWQLMDPQNGYTAISRRALETISLDEIYPRYGYCNDLLVWLNTFGFRVRNVPHPARYGLERSKIKYSTYIVRLSWLLLNAFIWRMKMKYVLLSFHPLVFFYCAGVFFTFISVLFGLYALWFKFIMNNSIFVPAVVSVILFALGVQFLLFAMMFDMQEENRGAWYS; this is translated from the coding sequence CGTTGACCGGGTATACGTTGTGAATGATGGATCTCCAGACCAGACAGGTGCCCTCATTGATTCATATGCGAAGAAAGATAATCGGGTAATTCCTATCCATCATCTTAAAAACAAAGGAGTGGGGGGAGCAATCATCTCCGGGTATAAACGGGCATTTTCTGACGGGATGGATATTGTTGCAGTGATGGCAGGGGATAATCAGATGGATCCTGCTTTCCTTCCTGAACTATTAGATCCTGTTGCTGATGAAGCAGTGGATTACTCAGTTGGGAACCGGTTAGTGAATGAGAAATTCCGGGAGGGTATGTCTACATGGCGGTTTGTTGGTAACTCTGTTTTGACTCTCCTTACAAAGATAGCATCCGGGTATTGGCAACTCATGGATCCCCAAAACGGTTATACAGCGATTTCTAGGCGTGCTCTGGAGACTATTTCACTTGATGAGATATATCCCCGGTACGGATATTGTAATGATCTCCTGGTCTGGCTCAATACATTTGGATTTCGCGTCCGGAATGTGCCTCATCCGGCCAGGTATGGGCTTGAGCGATCAAAGATAAAATATTCTACATATATTGTCCGGTTGTCCTGGTTACTCCTGAATGCGTTTATCTGGCGGATGAAAATGAAATATGTTTTATTGTCGTTTCATCCTTTGGTGTTTTTCTATTGTGCAGGCGTTTTTTTTACGTTTATTTCAGTTTTGTTTGGATTATATGCACTCTGGTTTAAGTTTATTATGAATAATTCAATATTTGTTCCGGCAGTAGTCTCTGTGATTTTGTTTGCATTAGGAGTACAGTTTCTTTTGTTTGCTATGATGTTTGATATGCAGGAGGAGAACAGAGGGGCATGGTACAGTTAA
- a CDS encoding class I SAM-dependent methyltransferase codes for MNYKVKHMICPICHSNAIKLNSLRLLNLIDSSTYHCKKCGLYFREPLPDAKTINEYYSSRYFRYSDNIERNMAEVQSKFIIDGLKKIKIEPHKINYLEFGAGRGWVLSYLKRSGFLNSGMGFDSDPVSTQWGEENLKVDLKAGFLCEDLVKEIGIHRSEINFISLIHLLEHLDNPNKIINIFQAYLHEHYLFLEVPDAEYEGPVMEVDTFPSSSMGQHFWSFSELSLRILLENNNYEILFLERVGNPHYWDSRIDYLFIWKDYFKDREIMFECGIFSLRNICISDFTMCVRISLMYLTNFFKKKNSRLNLPVIRILAKKKEIISNDEKYNS; via the coding sequence ATGAACTATAAAGTGAAACATATGATTTGTCCAATCTGTCATTCTAATGCTATTAAACTAAATTCGTTAAGATTATTGAATTTAATAGATTCTTCAACTTACCACTGTAAAAAATGTGGTCTATATTTTAGGGAGCCATTACCTGATGCAAAAACAATAAACGAATATTATTCATCACGGTATTTTCGATATTCAGACAATATTGAGAGAAATATGGCTGAAGTACAGTCTAAATTTATTATTGATGGGCTGAAAAAAATAAAAATTGAGCCACATAAAATAAATTATTTGGAGTTTGGAGCAGGAAGAGGGTGGGTTTTATCATACTTAAAACGATCAGGTTTTTTAAATTCTGGAATGGGATTTGATTCTGATCCAGTTTCAACCCAATGGGGGGAAGAGAATTTAAAAGTCGATTTAAAAGCAGGTTTTTTATGTGAAGATTTGGTAAAGGAAATTGGGATTCATCGTTCAGAAATTAATTTCATTTCTCTAATTCATTTATTAGAGCATCTTGATAATCCTAATAAAATAATTAATATCTTTCAAGCATACTTGCACGAGCATTACCTCTTTTTGGAAGTTCCTGATGCGGAATATGAGGGACCTGTTATGGAAGTAGATACATTCCCATCCAGTTCAATGGGACAACACTTTTGGTCTTTTTCAGAATTGAGCCTTCGAATTCTGTTAGAGAATAACAATTATGAGATATTGTTTTTAGAACGGGTAGGAAATCCTCATTATTGGGATTCACGGATTGATTACCTGTTTATATGGAAGGATTACTTCAAAGATAGAGAAATAATGTTTGAATGCGGTATTTTTAGTTTAAGGAATATTTGTATATCGGATTTTACCATGTGTGTAAGAATAAGCCTAATGTATTTAACTAATTTCTTTAAAAAAAAGAATTCCCGATTAAATTTGCCGGTAATTAGAATACTAGCGAAAAAGAAAGAAATTATATCTAATGATGAAAAATACAACTCGTGA
- the wecB gene encoding non-hydrolyzing UDP-N-acetylglucosamine 2-epimerase yields MKILSVVGARPQFIKCAPVSRELRKNHQEVLVHTGQHYDPEMSEVFFDELKIPKPDYYLGIGSGSHGKQTGEMLVKIEETISIESPDLVLVYGDTNSTLAGALAAVKLHIPVAHVESGLRSFDRNMPEEVNRVLVDHVSDLLFCPTKTAVDNLREEGITKGVFHTGDVMADALEYYRNIASEHSKLLGDFSLKPGQYMVLTIHRPSNTDNLENMRNIIGAVSDCKIPTLFPVHPRTRNLIRKYELSKKLPENLIICDPLGYLDMITVMSSAAKILTDSGGIQKEAYLLSVPCITLRENTEWVETVDAGWNVLVGADRKKILEMISTFAPPKEYPDLFGRGGSKRIVEIIGKFLSAISL; encoded by the coding sequence ATGAAAATCCTTTCAGTTGTCGGTGCAAGACCGCAATTCATTAAATGTGCTCCGGTGTCCAGAGAGCTTCGTAAGAATCACCAGGAGGTCCTGGTCCACACCGGTCAGCATTATGATCCGGAAATGTCAGAGGTTTTTTTTGATGAACTTAAGATCCCAAAACCTGATTATTATCTGGGGATTGGTTCTGGATCACATGGGAAACAAACCGGTGAAATGCTGGTAAAGATAGAAGAGACAATATCAATAGAAAGTCCCGATTTGGTTCTGGTATATGGTGATACAAATTCCACCCTTGCAGGAGCATTGGCAGCAGTAAAACTCCATATTCCGGTAGCTCATGTCGAATCTGGTCTTCGGAGTTTTGACCGAAATATGCCTGAAGAGGTGAACCGCGTTTTGGTTGACCATGTATCAGATCTGCTCTTTTGTCCGACTAAAACTGCGGTGGATAATCTCCGGGAAGAAGGAATAACAAAGGGAGTGTTCCACACCGGTGATGTAATGGCTGATGCTTTGGAGTATTATCGGAATATTGCCTCAGAGCACTCGAAACTCCTGGGAGATTTTTCTCTGAAACCCGGCCAATATATGGTTCTTACTATCCACAGGCCTTCTAACACTGATAATTTAGAAAATATGAGGAATATTATCGGTGCTGTCAGTGATTGTAAAATTCCGACATTGTTTCCGGTTCATCCCCGGACGAGGAATTTAATCCGAAAATATGAATTGTCTAAGAAACTTCCTGAAAACCTGATAATATGTGATCCACTTGGGTATCTTGATATGATAACAGTGATGAGTTCTGCTGCGAAAATTCTCACCGATTCTGGTGGGATTCAAAAGGAGGCATACCTGCTCTCGGTCCCCTGCATCACACTCCGGGAAAACACCGAATGGGTTGAGACAGTGGATGCGGGTTGGAACGTACTGGTGGGGGCTGACCGGAAAAAGATCCTTGAGATGATCAGTACATTTGCTCCTCCAAAAGAATATCCGGATCTGTTTGGTCGAGGCGGGTCAAAGAGAATTGTTGAGATAATCGGAAAATTTTTAAGTGCAATTTCTCTATGA
- a CDS encoding type II toxin-antitoxin system HicA family toxin — protein sequence MTRIPPYQSKEVVCKLIKAGYVLKRHGKGSHEIYYNPDIKRSVTIPNHPGQPIPIGTIHAIIHAMGLSNEEFISL from the coding sequence ATGACACGAATACCACCATATCAATCCAAAGAAGTGGTCTGTAAACTGATTAAAGCCGGATATGTTTTAAAACGCCATGGAAAAGGATCACATGAAATTTATTATAATCCGGACATAAAACGTTCCGTAACAATTCCGAATCACCCCGGACAACCAATTCCAATTGGTACTATCCATGCAATTATTCATGCCATGGGTTTATCAAATGAGGAATTTATTTCATTGTAA
- a CDS encoding DUF3782 domain-containing protein produces the protein MIEFWAVVKESLGLKREDLTELKNIVFGLAEEQKQTELSIKELTRTIDFKIGGLGRKWGVDSERSFRRGLATILS, from the coding sequence ATGATAGAGTTCTGGGCAGTTGTAAAAGAATCTCTCGGATTAAAGAGAGAAGATCTTACCGAACTGAAAAATATTGTCTTTGGATTGGCTGAAGAGCAAAAACAGACTGAACTCTCTATTAAAGAACTTACCCGGACGATCGATTTTAAAATCGGTGGCCTTGGAAGAAAATGGGGAGTCGATTCTGAACGCTCATTCAGAAGGGGTCTTGCTACAATTCTCTCATAG